Proteins encoded in a region of the Enterococcus gilvus ATCC BAA-350 genome:
- a CDS encoding recombinase family protein, with product MVLNKKYGYARVSTKNQFNHETYLNQFEKLKNEGILEENIYFDNYSGKSAKDRENLNKLLDLVVDGDTVVTTKLDRLARNASDALEIAEQLNKKGVKLHILNMGLIDNSPIGKLMFTVFSAFSEFERDLIVERMQEGKEYKRKHDPDFRDGRKSKLNTKQLEIIYKHFEDGMLTNEEIANMFNVSRRTIMYRKKDWKDMKNMGKL from the coding sequence ATGGTATTGAATAAAAAATATGGGTATGCAAGAGTAAGCACTAAAAATCAATTTAATCATGAAACATATTTAAACCAATTTGAAAAATTGAAAAATGAAGGAATTTTAGAAGAAAATATCTATTTTGATAACTATTCAGGGAAATCAGCTAAAGATAGAGAAAATTTGAATAAGTTATTAGATTTAGTAGTTGATGGTGATACAGTAGTTACAACAAAATTAGATAGATTAGCTCGTAACGCCTCTGATGCTTTAGAAATTGCAGAGCAGTTAAATAAAAAAGGTGTAAAACTTCATATTTTAAACATGGGATTAATTGATAACTCTCCCATCGGAAAGCTGATGTTTACAGTTTTTAGTGCTTTTTCAGAATTTGAAAGAGATTTAATTGTTGAGCGAATGCAAGAAGGAAAGGAATACAAGCGGAAACATGACCCAGATTTTCGAGATGGTCGAAAAAGTAAGCTAAATACAAAACAATTAGAGATTATTTATAAACATTTTGAAGATGGAATGCTTACAAATGAAGAAATAGCTAATATGTTTAATGTGTCTAGGAGAACTATTATGTATCGAAAAAAAGACTGGAAAGATATGAAAAATATGGGGAAATTATAG
- a CDS encoding class A sortase, with protein MEKLYIHLKNLRKVAVVMLLVFTTFYLLLMFLNQNDNQEIAKNIEKFNDSVIVAKTDNTKADIKEIEKNIEKVREIEGGNVERVNQLTSENEKVKENIDLNIEEEIIENSYKSLETTDNFEKLGIIEIPKIDLNLSIFKGKPFVNTKNRQDTMLYGAVTNKKNQKMGRGNYVLASHIISNSNLLFTSINQLEKGDVITLKDSEYSYQYTVYNNFIVSKDETWILNDIKDYSILTLYTCYDDSTKLPENRVVIRAVLTDIN; from the coding sequence ATGGAAAAGTTATATATACACTTAAAAAATTTAAGAAAAGTTGCTGTTGTAATGCTATTAGTATTTACTACTTTTTATTTGTTGCTAATGTTTTTAAATCAAAATGATAATCAAGAAATAGCTAAAAATATTGAAAAATTTAATGATAGTGTGATTGTTGCTAAAACTGATAATACTAAAGCAGACATAAAAGAAATAGAGAAGAATATCGAAAAGGTAAGAGAAATAGAGGGAGGGAATGTAGAAAGAGTAAATCAACTAACATCTGAGAATGAGAAAGTGAAAGAAAATATTGATTTAAATATTGAAGAAGAAATAATAGAGAATAGCTATAAATCTTTAGAAACAACTGATAACTTTGAAAAATTAGGAATAATCGAGATACCTAAAATTGATTTAAATTTATCAATATTTAAAGGCAAGCCTTTTGTAAATACTAAAAATAGACAAGATACAATGTTATATGGTGCAGTAACAAATAAAAAAAATCAAAAAATGGGCAGAGGGAATTATGTATTAGCAAGTCATATTATTAGTAATAGCAACTTACTTTTTACAAGCATTAATCAGTTAGAAAAAGGAGATGTTATTACTTTAAAAGATAGTGAATATTCCTATCAATACACTGTCTACAATAATTTTATAGTATCTAAAGATGAAACATGGATATTAAATGATATTAAAGATTATAGTATTTTGACTTTATATACTTGCTATGATGACAGCACCAAATTACCTGAAAATCGAGTAGTTATTAGAGCAGTGCTTACAGATATTAATTAA
- a CDS encoding MucBP domain-containing protein, translating into MKNKRIINILMTSGLLFSSILTTTQTTTTAFAETNQEQVESNEITAINVSIKSNLELSYGFDSDYYLSALNNNFRFTDQNGNEISIQKLDITYRFHDIGTHYFDFDEFMRTKASNLTGVGNMTSRAGLTATLKENPEIKGIQKVNGANGMSIEIVNQAPIINTKVDNPTVLEGTSYQEWENIVFSDLEDDRDGLILQKSVVYPENFNKDKMETGEYQIKYRVTDSKGATSETIERLTVAQVFAPEIIANDTTLIAETKDFNPLTDLNVSVTDSLDDNPTLEVIENNVNLKKEGEYQVKYRATNKFGKVSEKEVTVKVVSENPVLIAEDKTFTENLSQSDIIDILNATATDKVDGDITNNIRVAENNVNWNENGRYTVILAVTNSNNKTIQVAVNVRVDIKYTLTIDYVDENGNKLADSKLIVANQATEIDEKALEIDGYTAKKDTISTVLDSDKSIKFVYVKDKEDVNPPVDPIDPVEPTEPTNPVEPTEPTTPTDPEKPTDNGDGNGNGNVVTDNEGTTDTTTTDTNKEDSKEDTKKEDKKDKLYQTNHKNNNILIALATTAIISLLSFITFKRFKK; encoded by the coding sequence ATGAAGAACAAAAGAATAATCAATATCTTAATGACAAGTGGTTTACTATTTTCAAGCATTTTAACAACTACACAAACAACAACAACAGCATTTGCAGAAACTAATCAAGAACAAGTAGAAAGCAATGAGATTACAGCGATTAATGTATCAATCAAATCAAACTTAGAATTGAGCTATGGATTTGATAGTGATTATTATCTAAGTGCTCTAAACAATAATTTTAGATTTACTGACCAAAATGGAAACGAAATATCTATACAAAAGCTTGATATTACTTATAGATTCCATGACATCGGTACACACTATTTTGATTTCGATGAATTCATGAGAACAAAAGCAAGTAATTTAACAGGTGTAGGTAACATGACATCAAGAGCAGGTTTAACAGCAACACTTAAAGAAAACCCTGAAATTAAAGGGATTCAGAAAGTTAATGGAGCAAATGGAATGTCTATTGAAATAGTCAATCAAGCACCTATTATTAATACAAAAGTTGATAATCCAACTGTATTAGAGGGTACAAGTTATCAAGAGTGGGAAAATATTGTATTTAGTGATTTAGAGGATGATAGAGATGGTTTAATCTTGCAGAAATCGGTAGTTTATCCTGAAAACTTTAATAAAGACAAAATGGAAACAGGGGAGTATCAAATTAAATACAGAGTTACTGACAGCAAAGGTGCAACCTCAGAAACAATCGAAAGATTGACAGTTGCACAAGTATTTGCACCAGAAATTATAGCTAATGACACTACTTTAATAGCAGAAACTAAAGACTTTAACCCTTTGACAGATTTAAATGTAAGTGTTACTGATAGTTTAGATGACAATCCGACTTTAGAAGTGATTGAAAATAATGTAAATCTTAAAAAAGAGGGAGAATATCAAGTAAAATATAGAGCGACTAATAAATTTGGTAAAGTTTCTGAAAAAGAAGTAACGGTAAAAGTAGTATCAGAAAATCCAGTTTTAATTGCTGAAGATAAGACATTTACAGAAAATTTAAGTCAATCAGATATTATTGATATTTTAAATGCAACAGCAACTGACAAAGTTGATGGCGATATCACTAACAATATTAGAGTAGCTGAAAACAATGTGAATTGGAATGAAAATGGTAGATATACAGTAATATTAGCAGTTACTAACAGCAACAATAAAACTATACAAGTAGCTGTAAATGTTAGAGTTGATATTAAATATACTTTGACAATTGATTATGTAGATGAAAATGGCAATAAATTAGCAGATTCTAAATTAATTGTAGCTAATCAAGCAACAGAAATTGATGAAAAAGCTTTAGAAATTGATGGATATACAGCCAAAAAAGACACAATATCAACTGTTTTAGATAGCGATAAATCTATTAAATTTGTTTATGTTAAAGATAAAGAAGATGTAAACCCACCAGTTGACCCTATTGACCCTGTTGAACCAACAGAGCCTACAAATCCAGTAGAACCTACTGAACCAACAACACCAACAGACCCTGAAAAACCTACTGATAATGGTGATGGGAATGGAAATGGTAATGTTGTAACAGATAATGAAGGAACTACTGATACTACAACAACAGATACAAATAAAGAAGATTCTAAAGAAGATACTAAAAAAGAAGATAAGAAAGACAAACTTTATCAGACAAATCATAAAAACAACAATATCTTAATAGCATTAGCAACAACAGCAATCATAAGCTTATTATCATTTATCACATTTAAAAGATTTAAAAAATAA